In a genomic window of Macaca nemestrina isolate mMacNem1 chromosome 18, mMacNem.hap1, whole genome shotgun sequence:
- the C18H16orf92 gene encoding fertilization-influencing membrane protein isoform X1 translates to MRLWPWVLVWVWLAAIGAIDTVPRPKRATASALGTESPRFLDRPDFFDYPDSDQARLLAVAQFIGEKPIMFVNSAGSSPGLFHHILVGFLVVVVFFLLFQFCTHINFQKGA, encoded by the exons ATGAGGTTGTGGCCATGGGTGCTGGTGTGGGTGTGGCTGGCTGCAATAGGGGCCATAGACACTG TACCCAGACCCAAGCGTGCCACGGCGTCAGCCCTGGGGACAGAGTCTCCGCGCTTCTTAGACAGGCCTGACTTCTTCGATTATCCAGACTCAGACCAAGCCAGGCTCCTGGCTGTGGCCCAGTTTATTGGAGAGAAACCCATCATGTTTGTTAACTCAG CAGGTTCCAGCCCCGGGCTCTTCCATCACATCCTGGTAGGCTTCCTGGTGGTGGTcgtcttctttctccttttccagtTCTGCACCCACAT AAACTTCCAGAAAGGGGCCTAA
- the C18H16orf92 gene encoding fertilization-influencing membrane protein isoform X2 — protein MRVRDGEGVPAPSTSSPHPRVPSEQLWAVTSQSPHLMIAVMRLWPWVLVWVWLAAIGAIDTVPRPKRATASALGTESPRFLDRPDFFDYPDSDQARLLAVAQFIGEKPIMFVNSGSSPGLFHHILVGFLVVVVFFLLFQFCTHINFQKGA, from the exons atGAGGGtgagggatggggaaggggtcCCAGCTCCTAGCacttcctcccctcaccccagaGTGCCATCAGAACAGCTCTGGGCTGTGACATCACAGAGCCCCCACCTCATGATAGCAGTCATGAGGTTGTGGCCATGGGTGCTGGTGTGGGTGTGGCTGGCTGCAATAGGGGCCATAGACACTG TACCCAGACCCAAGCGTGCCACGGCGTCAGCCCTGGGGACAGAGTCTCCGCGCTTCTTAGACAGGCCTGACTTCTTCGATTATCCAGACTCAGACCAAGCCAGGCTCCTGGCTGTGGCCCAGTTTATTGGAGAGAAACCCATCATGTTTGTTAACTCAG GTTCCAGCCCCGGGCTCTTCCATCACATCCTGGTAGGCTTCCTGGTGGTGGTcgtcttctttctccttttccagtTCTGCACCCACAT AAACTTCCAGAAAGGGGCCTAA